Proteins from a single region of Antechinus flavipes isolate AdamAnt ecotype Samford, QLD, Australia chromosome 2, AdamAnt_v2, whole genome shotgun sequence:
- the LOC127546791 gene encoding olfactory receptor 1L4-like, translating into MASTPALTDILEEKNGNSSWDSSSTSGFILLGLSSNPQLQEPLFIIFLNMYLIILLGNLLIIVVIRSDSRLHTPMYFFLSILSFIDICFTSVIIPKMLVNFLSETKTISYIGCLVQMYFFMAFGNTDSYLLASMAIDRLVAICNPLQYSVIMSHKRCVIFAVASCMISHLHALLRVLLMSRLSFCASHVIKHFFCDTQPVLKLSCSDTSSSQVVVMTETLAVIVTPFLCIIFSYLRIIVAILKIPSASGKWKTFSTCGSHLTIVVLFYGSAIYVYFRPLSSYSVVKDRVATVMYTVVTPMVNPFIYSLRNKDMKQGLWKLKDRIKF; encoded by the coding sequence ATATCCTGGAGGAAAAGAATGGCAATAGCAGCTGGGACAGCAGTAGTACTTCCGGATTCATTCTCTTGGGACTCTCCTCAAATCCTCAGTTGCAGGAGCCACTCTTCATCATATTCCTTAATATGTACTTGATCATTCTTCTTGGGAACTTGCTGATCATAGTGGTCATCCGTTCAGACTCAAGGCTTCATACCCCAATGTATTTCTTCTTGAGCATCTTGTCCTTCATTGATATCTGCTTCACCTCTGTTATTATCCCCAAGATGCTGGTGAATTTCCTGTCAGAGACAAAGACCATCTCCTATATAGGCTGTCTAGTGCAGATGTACTTCTTCATGGCCTTTGGAAACACAGACAGCTATCTCCTTGCTTCCATGGCTATTGACCGGTTGGTAGCCATCTGCAATCCCTTACAGTATTCTGTGATCATGAGTCATAAGCGTTGTGTCATTTTTGCAGTGGCTTCCTGTATGATCTCACACCTCCATGCTCTTTTACGTGTGTTGCTCATGTCCCGTCTGTCTTTCTGTGCCTCCCACGTCATCAAACACTTCTTCTGTGACACACAGCCAGTGCTGAAGCTTTCTTGTTCTGATACTTCTTCTAGTCAGGTTGTGGTTATGACAGAGACACTGGCTGTTATTGTGACCCCCTTCTTATGCATAATCTTCTCCTACTTGAGGATCATTGTTGCCATCCTCAAAATCCCCTCTGCATCAGGAAAATGGAAGACCTTCTCCACTTGTGGCTCCCACCTCACCATTGTGGTACTGTTTTATGGAAGTGCTATCTATGTCTATTTCCGTCCTCTGTCCAGCTACTCTGTGGTCAAGGATAGAGTGGCCACAGTCATGTACACAGTGGTCACCCCCATGGTGAACCCCTTTATTTACAGCCTAAGGAACAAAGACATGAAACAGGGTCTATGGAAATTGAAGGATAGAATTAAGTTCTAG
- the LOC127546792 gene encoding olfactory receptor 1361-like yields the protein MDTRNWTEVTEFLLLGLSSRPEMQPIIFGVILSMYLIAVTGNTMLIIVARTDPKLQAPMYFLLSQLSLVDILLTTIIVPQMLVHTMTGIQTISFKNCITQLFFFMAIGSMEGHLLAAMAYDRYVAICKPLHHSTIVTRSLCLRITSTSFVVVSLNSLLYSVLAARLTFCGNQITHFFCDITPLLKLSCTRPVVNEMLIFTEGAAIILSPFFFILASYVRIGIAVARLHSAAALKKAISTCSSHILVVLLLYGSVIRMYQRPSSSYDLDQDRQVAIFYTVVTPMLNPMIYSLRNQEVKDALCRLWKKIRNICYSGDFQPAPQSRVTQHHIS from the coding sequence atgGATACTAGGAACTGGACAGAAGTAACTGAATTCCTTCTCCTGGGGCTATCTAGTCGTCCAGAGATGCAGCCAATCATCTTTGGAGTTATCCTCTCCATGTACTTGATAGCAGTGACAGGTAACACCATGTTAATCATTGTTGCCCGCACAGACCCCAAACTACAGGCACCTATGTACTTCCTGCTCAGCCAGCTCTCCTTAGTTGACATCTTATTGACCACTATTATTGTCCCCCAGATGCTAGTGCACACAATGACAGGAATCCAGACCATCTCCTTCAAGAACTGCATAACGCAGCTTTTCTTCTTTATGGCCATAGGAAGTATGGAAGGTCACCTGTTGGCTGCCATGGCATATGATCGCTATGTGGCCATCTGTAAACCCCTGCACCATTCTACCATTGTCACCCGCAGCCTCTGCCTCCGCATCACCTCAACTTCATTTGTGGTGGTCAGCCTCAACAGTCTTCTCTACAGTGTGCTGGCTGCCCGGCTAACTTTTTGTGGCAACCAGATTACACATTTTTTCTGTGACATCACACCATTACTCAAACTCTCCTGCACTCGACCTGTGGTCAATGAGATGCTGATCTTCACTGAAGGTGCAGCCATTATTTTAAGtccctttttctttatcttagcCTCCTATGTCCGTATTGGGATTGCTGTAGCTCGCCTACACTCAGCTGCTGCCCTGAAAAAGGCCATATCCACCTGTAGCTCCCACATTCTGGTGGTGCTGCTCCTATATGGCTCAGTAATCCGTATGTACCAACGGCCATCTTCTAGTTATGACCTGGACCAGGACAGACAAGTGGCCATATTCTACACTGTGGTCACACCCATGCTAAACCCAATGATCTACAGTTTAAGGAACCAGGAAGTGAAGGATGCTCTGTGTAGGCTCTGGAAGAAGATACGGAATATTTGTTATTCTGGTGACTTCCAACCTGCCCCTCAATCTAGAGTAACCCAGCATCACATCTCTTGA